In one window of Flavobacterium ginsengisoli DNA:
- a CDS encoding alpha-rhamnosidase codes for MLNRFPIFKTLLLFVALFSCSLSFAQEKPKEATWIWYPGDFEVWLSNKMQVRRTEREAVFPPLWQYYSPYALVTFQTEVDIPQPDEVKIFSEGPFQLLLDGVQIYGQPKSIAVPAGKHKISFKVYNQEVLPAIYISGQYVKSDASWKVTNEDKLWIDETGKAQQSGTPWVPVGSWNFNSPENKPSEFKLTTKPLSAKKTEKIGAGQLVDFGKETFGYIKIHGLKGKGKLALYYGESREEALDSAKCETLDHLSFDGKQPEIYTHDGSKAFRYVQVQADAGVKYDSISMLYEYLPLDYRGAFKSSDEQLNKIWDVSAYTMHLTSREFFIDGIKRDRWVWSGDAYQSYLMNYYLFFDSASVERTLLALRGKDPVTAHVNIIMDYSLYWFVGVYDYYLHTGDTKFIKTFYPRMKSLMDFCLERRNKNGFLEPLEGDWVFIDWADGLPKTGEVSFEQMLLARSLEAMAVSAEIAGKSEDQKQYQKLGTDLKTKLFDVFWDKKENVMKHQRIDGKIQNIVTRYANMFGIFFNYFTEEQKQSVKNKVLLNKDVLQITTPYMRFYELEALCAMGEQNYVLKEMKDYWGGMLNEGATSFWEEYNPNKKGTEHLTMYGRPYGKSLCHAWGASPIYLLGKYYLGVKPTAPGYSEYEIKPNLGGLKWMEGKVPTPNGEVVVYCSTKEIKVKAGEGQGKLIFESASKPKTNSGIITELAKNKYQLIVKPNVEYKVSYKAL; via the coding sequence ATGCTAAACCGCTTTCCCATTTTTAAGACTTTACTTCTTTTTGTTGCCCTTTTTTCCTGTTCGCTGTCATTTGCACAAGAAAAACCAAAAGAAGCGACATGGATCTGGTATCCAGGAGATTTTGAAGTTTGGTTAAGCAACAAAATGCAAGTAAGACGTACAGAACGTGAAGCCGTATTTCCTCCGCTTTGGCAATATTACAGTCCGTATGCTTTAGTCACTTTTCAGACAGAAGTAGATATTCCACAGCCAGATGAAGTGAAAATCTTTTCAGAAGGACCTTTTCAATTACTTTTAGACGGCGTTCAAATTTACGGACAGCCAAAATCAATCGCAGTTCCTGCCGGAAAACACAAAATTTCTTTTAAAGTTTACAATCAGGAAGTATTGCCGGCTATTTATATTTCGGGTCAATATGTTAAATCTGATGCTTCTTGGAAAGTAACTAACGAAGATAAACTTTGGATTGATGAAACTGGAAAAGCACAGCAATCTGGCACGCCGTGGGTTCCTGTTGGTTCTTGGAATTTTAATTCGCCAGAAAATAAACCTTCTGAGTTTAAACTAACAACCAAACCTTTAAGTGCTAAGAAAACAGAGAAAATAGGAGCGGGTCAATTAGTAGATTTTGGCAAAGAAACTTTCGGTTACATTAAAATTCATGGTTTAAAAGGAAAAGGTAAACTAGCATTGTATTATGGAGAATCTCGTGAAGAAGCTTTGGATTCTGCCAAATGCGAAACTTTAGATCATTTATCTTTTGATGGAAAACAGCCTGAAATCTACACACATGATGGATCGAAAGCATTCCGTTATGTTCAGGTGCAAGCAGATGCAGGGGTGAAGTACGATTCTATTTCGATGCTTTATGAATATCTGCCATTAGACTATCGTGGAGCATTCAAATCTTCTGACGAGCAATTGAATAAAATTTGGGATGTGTCGGCTTATACGATGCATTTAACTTCTCGCGAATTTTTTATTGACGGAATTAAACGCGACCGTTGGGTTTGGTCTGGCGATGCTTATCAAAGTTATTTAATGAATTATTATTTATTCTTTGATTCGGCTTCGGTAGAAAGAACTTTGTTAGCGCTTCGCGGAAAAGATCCTGTAACGGCTCATGTAAACATTATAATGGATTATTCGCTGTATTGGTTTGTAGGTGTTTACGATTATTACTTACATACAGGCGATACAAAATTCATCAAAACTTTTTATCCAAGAATGAAATCGCTTATGGATTTCTGTTTAGAAAGAAGAAACAAAAACGGATTTTTGGAACCTTTAGAAGGCGACTGGGTTTTTATTGATTGGGCAGATGGACTTCCAAAAACAGGCGAAGTGAGTTTTGAACAGATGCTTTTAGCGAGAAGTCTTGAAGCGATGGCAGTGAGTGCTGAAATTGCTGGGAAAAGCGAAGATCAAAAACAATATCAGAAATTGGGAACTGATTTAAAAACTAAATTATTTGATGTCTTTTGGGATAAAAAAGAAAACGTAATGAAACATCAGCGTATCGATGGAAAAATTCAAAATATTGTAACCAGATACGCTAATATGTTCGGTATTTTCTTCAATTATTTTACTGAAGAACAGAAACAAAGCGTAAAAAATAAAGTGCTACTGAATAAAGATGTTCTTCAAATCACAACTCCATACATGCGTTTTTATGAGTTGGAAGCATTATGCGCAATGGGGGAACAAAACTACGTTTTAAAAGAAATGAAAGATTATTGGGGCGGAATGCTAAATGAAGGTGCAACCTCTTTCTGGGAAGAATACAATCCGAACAAAAAGGGAACGGAACATTTAACGATGTATGGTCGTCCTTACGGGAAAAGTCTTTGCCATGCTTGGGGCGCAAGTCCGATTTACTTATTAGGAAAATATTATTTAGGTGTAAAACCAACTGCTCCAGGTTATTCAGAATACGAAATCAAACCAAATTTAGGCGGTTTAAAATGGATGGAAGGAAAAGTACCAACACCAAACGGGGAAGTTGTCGTGTATTGCAGTACCAAAGAAATCAAAGTAAAAGCTGGAGAAGGACAAGGAAAATTGATTTTTGAAAGTGCCAGCAAACCTAAAACAAACTCGGGAATAATTACTGAATTAGCAAAAAACAAATATCAATTGATTGTAAAACCGAATGTGGAGTATAAAGTGAGTTATAAGGCTTTGTGA
- a CDS encoding glycosylase, which produces MKIKYLLIAISALVITSCATKYKKREITDSVMQEIYEEIKTPYKYGLVMVPTDNSYKMDCPSVFRKDGKWYMTYLIYDGRGYETWLAESDNLLDWKHLGKVMSFSENEKHWDVNQKAGYISLQDLTWGGSYEWEKYDDKYWMSYFGGDSKGYEAGVLSIGMAYTKEAPTKPHEFQRLENPVLTPKDKDAKWWDNSTMYKNSVIRDKDKVTGHNFIMYYNARGDSINPAKGAERIAMAVSNDMKTWKRYGDKPLINHHKGISGDAYIQRINDTWVMFYFGAFWTGWNQGAFNRFAVSNDLVNWTDWKGDDLVKSSEPYDDMFAHKSFVVKHDGIVYHFYCAVNKAEQRGIAIATSKDLGKSKLNFVAPPEKKKK; this is translated from the coding sequence ATGAAAATTAAATATCTACTAATTGCCATTTCAGCGCTTGTCATAACAAGCTGTGCTACCAAATACAAGAAAAGAGAAATTACTGATAGTGTAATGCAGGAGATTTACGAAGAAATCAAAACGCCTTACAAATACGGCTTGGTAATGGTTCCAACTGACAACTCATACAAAATGGATTGCCCGAGTGTATTTAGAAAAGATGGCAAATGGTATATGACGTATTTAATTTACGACGGAAGAGGTTACGAAACTTGGCTAGCAGAAAGCGATAATCTTTTAGATTGGAAACATCTAGGAAAAGTAATGTCTTTTTCAGAAAATGAAAAACATTGGGATGTCAACCAAAAAGCAGGATATATTTCGTTGCAAGATTTGACTTGGGGCGGAAGCTACGAATGGGAAAAATACGATGACAAATACTGGATGAGTTATTTTGGCGGAGACAGCAAAGGTTACGAAGCAGGCGTTCTATCAATCGGAATGGCTTACACAAAAGAAGCTCCGACAAAACCACACGAATTTCAAAGATTAGAAAATCCGGTTTTAACACCAAAAGACAAAGACGCTAAATGGTGGGATAATAGTACGATGTATAAAAACAGTGTAATTCGTGATAAAGACAAAGTTACAGGACACAATTTTATCATGTATTACAATGCCCGTGGCGATAGTATCAATCCTGCAAAAGGTGCTGAACGTATTGCGATGGCGGTTTCAAACGACATGAAAACATGGAAACGTTATGGCGATAAACCTTTAATCAATCATCATAAAGGAATTTCGGGAGATGCTTATATTCAGCGTATTAATGATACTTGGGTAATGTTCTATTTTGGAGCTTTTTGGACAGGTTGGAATCAAGGTGCATTTAACCGTTTTGCCGTTTCGAATGATTTAGTAAACTGGACGGACTGGAAAGGCGACGATTTAGTTAAATCATCAGAACCTTACGATGATATGTTTGCGCATAAGTCATTTGTTGTAAAACACGACGGAATTGTGTATCATTTTTATTGTGCCGTTAACAAAGCAGAACAAAGAGGAATTGCCATTGCAACATCTAAAGATTTAGGAAAAAGCAAATTGAATTTTGTGGCACCGCCGGAGAAAAAGAAGAAATAA
- a CDS encoding sugar-binding domain-containing protein codes for MNNNIKPMFSSKYNNPFFRLRFLTYTFYILLFTTYTQAQSVTGEPAGVPELHKKYEFAPWEDPTITSINRQPSRATAYSYSSVEDALKGDRTKSRIQMLNGDWDFKYAVNLKEASKDFYKNTVSGWDKIEVPSNWEMKGYDNPIYKSAVYPFRPINPPYIPKDYNGVGSYQRSFTVPENWKDMTVTLHFGAVSSGFEVWLNGEFLGYGEDSFLPSEFDITPYLKAGENVVSVRVIRWTDGSYLEDQDHWRMSGIQREVFIMAEPKLRIQDFFVQTKLDKQYTDAIFKLRPKVENLTGAKIKDYTMNVQLYDANNTAMFKEPLQRPVIDLINESYPRLDNVRFGFFRKRSKIQRNGVQRSRIYTRWSFR; via the coding sequence ATGAACAATAATATAAAGCCAATGTTTTCATCAAAATACAATAATCCATTTTTCAGATTACGATTTTTGACGTATACATTTTACATTTTACTATTCACAACTTACACGCAGGCACAATCCGTAACAGGAGAACCAGCGGGAGTTCCGGAATTACATAAAAAATACGAATTCGCTCCGTGGGAAGATCCAACAATTACGAGTATCAATAGACAGCCATCAAGAGCAACTGCTTATTCTTATTCTTCTGTTGAAGATGCTTTAAAAGGCGACAGAACCAAAAGCCGAATCCAAATGCTAAACGGCGATTGGGATTTTAAATATGCAGTAAATCTAAAAGAAGCATCAAAAGATTTCTATAAAAACACCGTTTCAGGTTGGGATAAAATCGAAGTGCCTTCAAACTGGGAAATGAAAGGATACGATAATCCGATTTACAAAAGTGCCGTTTATCCGTTTCGACCAATAAATCCGCCTTATATTCCTAAAGATTATAACGGAGTTGGTTCTTACCAACGCAGTTTTACGGTTCCTGAAAATTGGAAAGATATGACCGTGACTTTACATTTTGGAGCCGTAAGTTCAGGTTTTGAAGTTTGGCTTAACGGAGAATTTTTAGGTTATGGAGAAGACAGTTTTCTGCCATCAGAATTTGATATTACACCATATTTAAAAGCAGGAGAAAATGTAGTTTCAGTTCGTGTAATTCGTTGGACAGATGGTTCTTATTTAGAAGATCAGGATCATTGGCGTATGAGCGGAATCCAGCGTGAAGTTTTCATTATGGCCGAACCAAAATTACGAATTCAGGATTTCTTTGTTCAAACTAAATTAGACAAACAATATACAGATGCAATTTTTAAACTGCGTCCGAAAGTAGAAAATCTGACTGGAGCAAAAATTAAAGATTATACGATGAATGTTCAATTGTACGATGCCAATAATACGGCAATGTTCAAAGAACCGCTTCAAAGACCTGTGATTGATTTAATCAACGAAAGTTATCCTCGTTTGGATAATGTACGTTTTGGATTTTTCAGGAAACGATCAAAAATCCAAAGAAATGGAGTTCAGAGGAGCCGAATTTATACACGATGGTCATTTCGATAA
- a CDS encoding glycoside hydrolase family 2 TIM barrel-domain containing protein, with translation MVISIKDKNGNVTEAKSCKVGFRSIEFSKENGKMLINGKETYVYGVNRHDHHPTRGKAVTREDIKQDITTIKKFNFNFIRTSHYPNDPYFYELCDQYGIMVMDEANQETHGIGGKLSNDPLWTNAYMERMIRMVERDKNHPSVVMWSLGNEGGKGPNHLRNVGLGSRFRHYPSSSL, from the coding sequence ATGGTCATTTCGATAAAAGATAAAAACGGAAACGTTACCGAAGCCAAAAGCTGTAAAGTTGGTTTCCGTTCGATTGAATTTTCGAAAGAGAATGGAAAAATGCTCATTAACGGAAAAGAAACTTATGTTTATGGCGTAAACCGTCACGATCATCATCCCACAAGAGGAAAAGCGGTTACTAGAGAAGATATCAAGCAAGATATCACTACGATTAAAAAGTTCAATTTCAATTTTATACGTACAAGTCATTATCCAAATGATCCTTATTTCTACGAATTATGCGATCAATACGGAATTATGGTCATGGACGAAGCCAATCAGGAAACACATGGAATTGGCGGTAAATTAAGCAACGACCCACTTTGGACAAATGCTTATATGGAAAGAATGATCCGAATGGTCGAAAGAGATAAAAACCATCCATCGGTCGTGATGTGGAGTTTAGGAAACGAAGGAGGAAAAGGGCCAAATCATCTTCGCAATGTCGGGTTGGGTTCACGATTTCGACATTACCCGTCCAGTTCATTATGA
- a CDS encoding glycoside hydrolase family 2 TIM barrel-domain containing protein, with the protein MSGWVHDFDITRPVHYEPAQGNAKLDGYIDPLDPGYPKTIDHAYRFENPQDDSYVDMVSRFYPGVFTPKFLVDQKKDTRPIIFVEYSHAMGNSVGNLKELWDEFRSLPRVIGGCIWEFKDQGLLKFDSRSGQNYFAHGGDFGEKYHDGNFNTKGIVDSNGKPKGSIFENKWVYQPAISTLNGNQLEIKNRQAVKSLEGYIPVLKVLENGNVIKTQILKPFKVEAGQSTTLDISSYLPKMKADAEYILNIEFQLSKDELWATKGYAVAEDQFILKKKEAVSPESKKETLNVSESDSDFKIKGKTFDITIGKTNGALSSYIFNGEEQVFAPLMPNFVRPLTDNDKRGWKSQKLLKQWYKAKPKLVNISIDKSASEIKITSNYEVIKDSANVKVVYNILPNGLIKVDYSLKASNKLPNIPKIGMQMGVQRKFDQISWYGKGELENYSDRSFGSFVGKYSLPINDFIEHYPKPQENGNRCDVRWMALSTPQKNNGFLVVNDNKVLSMGAWPYTQENLSLSGHTYDLKDPGFLTVNIDLIQMGVGGNDSWTIVAQPLEQYQIKSGNYEYSFYLTPFSGSKNELESSLKKFKY; encoded by the coding sequence ATGTCGGGTTGGGTTCACGATTTCGACATTACCCGTCCAGTTCATTATGAACCAGCGCAAGGAAATGCCAAATTAGACGGATATATCGATCCGCTTGATCCAGGATATCCAAAAACAATCGATCATGCTTATCGATTTGAAAACCCGCAGGATGATTCGTATGTCGATATGGTGAGCCGTTTTTATCCGGGCGTTTTCACACCTAAGTTTTTAGTAGATCAAAAGAAAGATACTCGTCCAATTATTTTTGTGGAATATTCTCATGCGATGGGGAATTCAGTTGGAAATTTAAAAGAATTATGGGATGAATTCCGTTCGCTTCCAAGAGTTATCGGAGGTTGTATTTGGGAATTTAAAGATCAGGGGCTTTTGAAATTCGATTCGAGATCAGGGCAGAATTATTTTGCTCACGGAGGAGATTTTGGCGAAAAATACCATGACGGGAACTTCAATACAAAAGGAATTGTAGATTCTAACGGAAAACCAAAAGGTTCCATTTTTGAAAATAAATGGGTGTATCAGCCAGCGATTTCGACTTTAAACGGAAATCAGTTAGAAATTAAAAATCGTCAAGCTGTTAAATCTTTAGAAGGATATATTCCAGTTTTAAAAGTGTTGGAAAACGGAAATGTAATCAAAACTCAAATTTTAAAACCATTTAAAGTAGAAGCAGGGCAATCAACAACTTTAGATATCAGTTCTTATCTTCCAAAAATGAAAGCTGATGCCGAATATATTTTAAATATAGAATTCCAACTTTCAAAAGACGAGCTTTGGGCAACAAAAGGTTACGCCGTTGCGGAAGATCAGTTCATATTGAAAAAGAAAGAGGCTGTTTCGCCAGAATCTAAAAAAGAAACGCTGAACGTTTCTGAATCAGATTCAGATTTTAAAATCAAAGGAAAAACTTTTGATATTACAATTGGAAAAACAAACGGAGCTTTAAGTTCTTATATTTTTAACGGAGAAGAACAAGTTTTCGCACCGCTAATGCCAAACTTTGTAAGACCACTTACAGATAACGACAAACGTGGATGGAAATCGCAAAAGCTACTGAAACAATGGTATAAAGCAAAACCAAAATTGGTTAACATTTCAATTGACAAATCAGCTTCAGAAATCAAAATTACAAGCAATTACGAAGTCATAAAAGACAGTGCGAACGTAAAAGTAGTTTACAACATTTTACCAAACGGATTAATAAAAGTAGATTACAGTTTAAAAGCATCAAACAAATTACCAAACATTCCAAAAATCGGAATGCAGATGGGAGTTCAGAGAAAATTCGATCAAATTTCATGGTACGGTAAAGGAGAATTAGAAAATTACAGCGACAGAAGTTTTGGTTCGTTTGTTGGAAAATATTCGCTTCCAATAAATGATTTTATCGAACATTATCCAAAACCGCAAGAAAACGGAAACAGATGTGATGTAAGGTGGATGGCATTAAGCACTCCGCAGAAAAACAATGGTTTTTTGGTTGTAAACGATAATAAAGTTCTAAGCATGGGCGCATGGCCATACACACAAGAAAACCTAAGTTTATCAGGACATACATACGATTTGAAAGATCCAGGATTCTTGACTGTAAACATCGATTTAATCCAAATGGGAGTGGGAGGAAACGATAGCTGGACGATTGTAGCGCAGCCATTAGAACAATATCAGATTAAATCTGGAAATTATGAGTATAGTTTTTATTTGACGCCGTTCAGCGGTTCAAAAAATGAATTGGAAAGTAGTTTGAAGAAGTTTAAGTATTGA
- a CDS encoding glycosyl hydrolase yields MFQKKHLFFIILLASLVSAQEIHKKESFQPTLESSRPWVYWYWMKSAYSKAGLTADLEAMKQAGIAGAYLMTIKGPANPPLIDPPVLQLTPEFWDMIHWAFKEADRLGLKLAFHGADGFAVAGGPWITPEMSMQKVVWSTTEISGGKKVALKLPVPEHYKDYYKDIATFAIPIKEYQITSQIQLPKVTTSNNTDASFLADLKKDENFKFADAGWIQYEFLQPFTCKSIVIETKGRDFQAQRLIVEVSDDGINFRFHERMIAPRHGWQDMDFPNTHTITPVTAKYFRFVYDPKGTEPGAEDLDFAKWKQNLKVSKITLSNQSLINNYEGKSGAIWRLTPQTTEKEILNSDAFKKSEIINISNFVDADGNLNWKAPKGKWKIIRMGHTSTGHENATGGAGKGLEVDKFNPELIRFQLDHWFGEAVRSAGPELASKVLEILHFDSWECGSQNWSSVFQAEFKKRRGYDIIEYLPVMAGVPVENADFSEKVLYDVRKTIADLVADNFYGTVAKIAKENNIKLSAENVAPVVTSDALLHYKYVDYPSGEFWLKSPTHDKPFDMVDAISGGHIYGKDIIQAESFTALRMDWDEHPGNLKTTADRNYALGINRLFYHVFVHNPWTDRKPGMTLDDIGTFFQRDQTWWKPGKAWFDYCQRVQFQLQKGKPVIDLAVFIGEDFPSRSFVPDRLVSFIPNVFGKERLESEKIRLENEGQPTAKMPKEVTYSKNITDLSQWINPLNGYQYDSFNADVLINRAKVVNGKISFDGGIEYGALFFPGSHKMAPNKMLSLASAEKILQLIKDGATIFVDEKPNLQPGIQSEANEKKWENVIDEIWNNANSLTWKIGKGTVIKLPYLGNDFTSIGITQDVYFPNLNRADSETLAWAHRKSDTEDIYFISNQKAEKRTFDASFRIAGKVPQWYNPVTDQTSDLDSWMILDERTIVTITLEANESGFVIFKDEIKELINENYKKVSQFEKVQTLDENWKLQFDPEFKGPKEIVKTNKLFDWSTSENDQIKYYSGTVVYEKEFIWKGKETNKIWLDLGEISNIAEIKINGKDCGTLWTFPFKTDISKALQKGKNTIEIKVTNTWANRLIGDQKLPKEERLTWTTAPFRLEGEPLLKAGLLGPVIILQEK; encoded by the coding sequence ATGTTTCAAAAAAAACACCTCTTTTTTATCATCCTTTTAGCAAGCCTCGTCTCTGCACAGGAAATCCATAAAAAAGAATCTTTTCAGCCAACTTTAGAATCCTCAAGACCTTGGGTGTATTGGTATTGGATGAAATCAGCGTATTCTAAAGCTGGACTTACAGCCGATTTAGAAGCTATGAAACAAGCTGGGATTGCGGGAGCTTATTTAATGACTATTAAAGGGCCAGCAAATCCGCCCTTGATAGATCCGCCAGTTTTACAGTTGACGCCTGAATTTTGGGATATGATTCATTGGGCTTTTAAAGAAGCAGATCGTTTAGGGTTAAAACTAGCTTTTCACGGAGCTGACGGATTTGCCGTTGCAGGCGGGCCGTGGATTACACCAGAAATGTCTATGCAGAAAGTAGTCTGGTCAACGACTGAAATTTCAGGTGGAAAAAAAGTGGCACTGAAACTGCCAGTTCCAGAACATTACAAAGACTATTATAAAGACATTGCCACTTTTGCGATTCCGATAAAAGAATACCAAATTACTTCGCAAATACAATTGCCAAAAGTAACGACATCAAACAATACCGATGCATCGTTTTTGGCTGATCTTAAAAAAGACGAAAACTTCAAGTTTGCCGATGCTGGATGGATTCAATATGAATTTCTCCAGCCTTTTACCTGCAAATCTATTGTAATTGAAACCAAAGGAAGAGATTTTCAGGCACAGCGTCTTATTGTCGAAGTGAGTGATGACGGAATAAATTTTAGATTCCACGAAAGAATGATTGCGCCACGTCACGGCTGGCAGGATATGGATTTTCCAAATACCCATACTATTACGCCAGTAACAGCAAAATATTTCAGATTTGTGTATGATCCAAAAGGAACAGAACCTGGAGCAGAAGATTTGGATTTTGCGAAGTGGAAACAGAATTTGAAAGTCAGTAAAATAACCCTTTCGAATCAATCACTGATTAATAATTACGAAGGAAAATCAGGAGCAATTTGGCGTTTAACTCCGCAGACTACAGAAAAAGAAATTCTGAATTCTGATGCATTCAAAAAATCAGAAATTATCAATATCTCTAATTTTGTTGATGCTGATGGAAACCTAAACTGGAAAGCACCAAAAGGAAAGTGGAAAATCATCCGAATGGGACATACTTCTACAGGGCATGAAAATGCCACTGGCGGAGCAGGAAAAGGACTGGAAGTTGATAAATTTAATCCAGAATTAATTCGTTTTCAGTTGGATCATTGGTTTGGAGAAGCCGTTCGTTCTGCTGGACCTGAATTGGCTTCGAAAGTTCTTGAAATCCTTCATTTTGACAGTTGGGAATGCGGAAGTCAAAATTGGTCTTCAGTTTTTCAAGCTGAATTTAAAAAGAGACGTGGTTATGATATTATAGAATATCTGCCAGTTATGGCTGGAGTTCCAGTAGAAAATGCCGATTTTTCAGAGAAAGTTTTATACGATGTTAGAAAAACAATTGCCGATTTAGTTGCCGATAATTTCTACGGAACAGTAGCAAAAATCGCCAAAGAAAATAACATAAAATTAAGTGCCGAAAATGTGGCACCGGTTGTAACAAGCGATGCATTGCTTCATTATAAATATGTCGATTATCCAAGTGGAGAATTTTGGCTGAAAAGCCCAACCCACGATAAACCTTTTGACATGGTTGATGCCATTTCAGGCGGACATATTTACGGAAAAGATATTATTCAGGCTGAATCTTTTACGGCTCTGAGAATGGATTGGGACGAACATCCCGGAAATCTAAAAACAACGGCAGACCGGAATTATGCTTTAGGAATTAACCGTTTATTCTATCACGTTTTTGTCCATAATCCGTGGACGGATAGAAAACCAGGAATGACTTTAGATGATATCGGAACTTTTTTTCAAAGGGACCAAACTTGGTGGAAACCCGGAAAAGCATGGTTTGATTATTGTCAAAGAGTGCAGTTTCAATTGCAAAAAGGAAAACCAGTAATTGATCTGGCAGTTTTTATTGGAGAAGATTTTCCTTCCCGTTCTTTTGTTCCAGATCGATTAGTGTCTTTTATTCCGAATGTATTTGGAAAAGAAAGATTGGAAAGCGAGAAAATCCGTTTAGAAAATGAAGGTCAGCCAACGGCAAAAATGCCAAAAGAAGTGACCTATTCTAAAAACATCACCGATTTATCACAATGGATTAATCCGCTAAATGGTTATCAATATGATTCTTTCAATGCCGATGTTTTAATTAATAGAGCGAAAGTAGTAAACGGAAAAATTTCGTTTGATGGTGGAATTGAATATGGAGCTTTATTCTTCCCAGGAAGTCATAAAATGGCACCAAATAAGATGCTTTCTTTGGCTTCCGCCGAAAAAATCCTCCAATTAATAAAAGATGGAGCAACGATTTTTGTAGATGAAAAACCAAACCTTCAGCCAGGAATTCAATCAGAAGCTAATGAAAAAAAATGGGAGAATGTAATTGATGAAATCTGGAATAATGCCAATTCATTAACATGGAAAATCGGAAAAGGTACGGTTATCAAATTACCGTATTTAGGAAATGATTTTACTTCAATTGGAATCACGCAAGACGTTTATTTTCCAAATTTAAACCGAGCTGATTCAGAAACATTGGCTTGGGCGCATCGTAAATCAGATACCGAAGATATTTATTTTATTTCCAATCAAAAAGCAGAAAAAAGAACATTCGATGCTTCTTTCAGAATAGCTGGAAAAGTTCCGCAATGGTACAATCCTGTGACAGATCAAACGTCAGATTTAGACAGTTGGATGATTTTAGATGAAAGAACAATTGTTACGATAACATTAGAGGCCAACGAATCTGGTTTTGTGATTTTTAAAGATGAGATAAAAGAACTTATAAATGAAAATTACAAAAAAGTATCGCAATTTGAGAAAGTTCAGACTTTAGATGAGAATTGGAAATTACAATTTGATCCTGAATTTAAAGGACCGAAAGAAATAGTAAAAACAAATAAACTTTTTGACTGGAGTACTTCTGAAAATGATCAGATTAAATATTATTCTGGAACTGTAGTTTATGAAAAAGAGTTTATCTGGAAAGGAAAAGAAACCAATAAAATCTGGTTGGATCTAGGTGAAATATCAAATATTGCCGAAATCAAAATCAACGGAAAAGATTGCGGAACGCTTTGGACTTTCCCTTTCAAAACTGATATTTCAAAAGCTTTGCAAAAAGGAAAAAACACGATAGAAATAAAAGTTACAAATACGTGGGCAAATAGATTAATTGGCGATCAAAAATTACCAAAAGAAGAAAGACTGACATGGACAACAGCGCCGTTTCGTTTAGAAGGAGAACCGTTGTTGAAAGCTGGATTATTAGGGCCAGTTATAATTTTACAGGAGAAATAA